The following DNA comes from Plasmodium vivax chromosome 11, whole genome shotgun sequence.
atcaagtataaaaaatatttagtgGAAAATTACTGGCCATATGATGATGACGAAATGGATGAAATGGACGAAAGTAACATGAACATGGTGCCATTTCTATTTCCAAAAACTTTGGGAAATCtagccaaaagggaaaataactGGAGACTAGAAATTGTCAAGTTCTGCATATTCCTCATGCAAAATGATAAGCTCCTAAACTTGGAGAATGAAAACTGTAATGAAGCTTTCCACGAAAAAAGACACGAACTTTTCGAAATTGTGGGGGACAGTGAATACAACAGGAAAAATTCCCTCTGGAAAAGTCCCTGCCaggaattaattttaaaagatatcTTCTGTGAAAATTGCTCATCAGTGTACCACATGAATGTCGTCACCAGTTTGGTCGAGGCAGAGATCAACGGGAAACCCTCCTTCATTTGGTTGTGCAAAAACTGCAATTCCAAATATGACAACGATTTTATTGAGCTAAAAATTTTGTCCCTCCTGCAGGAGACCTTCGATGCGTATAATGTaagtgctttttttttacactgcGCGGGGGAGTATGCGTTTGCTGGAAGGGGCGCCTTTTCTTGGTTGGCTACCACTTCCTGGTCAGCGTGATGCAGCCCTTCCTATTCCTATCACACATACatgcacttctttttttttcgcatttgtGCAGGCCCAAGACCTCGTATGCAACAACTGCAACGCGATAAAGTCCTTCTACCGCAGGGCAATTTGCAAATGCGGGCAAACATTTACGCCCCGTTTGGACATAACCAACTGGACCCGAACCCTGGAGATTATGGAAAATTTAGCCACCATGCTGAACATGCCTATATTGCTGGACGTTTTGAAGTCGATGAAAACGTACCTTGTGTAAGCGGGTCGTTTTGTCGCATGGGTGTGCAGCGCGACTCAGCGGAGTGACACAGCGGTGCGATTTAGCGGAGCGATGTAACCGTATGTTTTTTCTGCATATGTGCACCAGTTTGTCGTGTCCCCCTAGTTGACCAAAAAAACAACTCGTTTGTGAAGAATTATTCATACGTGTAATGAAACGCGTGCACAGCGCAGGCACGCACGAGGAATTACTATTTGCACATTAGTAAaacaattataaaaaaaaaaaagtaattccTATAAGGAACTATGCACGTAAAAAACAGGCACCTTTAAATGTACCATACAACAAAAGGACGTGAGCGCTTTAACAAAGTAGCCAACCCTTAAATtacattttctcctttaatTCTTCCCAGTTTGTGCATCCCAATTCGGTTtaccctattttttttttttttttttttttgcctctcaCCATTGGTGCTATTTCTGATTGCTTATAGCTCCCATGACCGTTTTCCCACGCATAGAAGCAAATAACTATATACGCACCCGTTTCAGCTCCGTCACCTGTAACATATTCACTATACTTAAGTCCCATCACTACATGTAGGCATAACGCAGTCATTCCTGGTCCTTTAAGTACGAGTGGACATCTGCAAGGGTTAAGCGGAACAAGTGGTAACGACTCATGTTTGTGAATACATGAATCGGTATGCATAAACAGGGAGACTAACTCTTCCCCCGACGGAGCAACTATTACAATCGCGAAAACACGCAAGTTGCAACAAAACGAACAATCGGcgctcttttttattttaaaggtGCCGCTTCGGAACAACGAATGGTTTTGTTTGGGAAGCTACATGGCAATCGCGCCATTTGATGTAGGTTTATTGGGTTCGAAGCGATTTTGCAGGGGGAGACGCTGACACGTTTCTCTCGTGACtttcgcgtttttttatttggcttctttatcatttttgtgcccctcTCCCTCTAGTTTTACCTTTAATAATCAGGTGCTGCAGCGGGTTGGGTAGGAACGCGTGGAGAGGCTCGAACGCCGAGGCAACAATATCCCTGCGTGCACGAGGGTGGCATCGAGTTGGGGCAGATGGACAGGGAATGCTTACGTAAAGGTGGAACTCTCTTAACGCTTTTATGACGGTGCTAGCGTCAATGAGGTTACGGTGCCCATgggcacatatatatgtatactatATATGTACCCATTTTGCACCCTCATGTGTGCAAAGCACTTACTGAATTCTCTTTTTATGAACCTTCAACAGCCTCTGCTTGTCGCTCATGAACTCTTCTTCGTCGACTTTTCTTTGCATTTCTTCCACCCTCATCAGGGAATCCAAAGATTCCAACACTTCCTGTGTATCCTCCACGGGGGCCTTGCGCGGGGAAattgaagaagcaaatggagaagggaagaaacagagtttttctttttcgtacATTCTTACCCCTCACCATTTAcgcagtttttcttttttctgtttttttccttacatgtatatttattttaaagtcCTCATCACGgtctatcattttttttaactttgaaCGGTTAGCCTAAGCAATAGGTAAGCCAAATTTAGCAAAAGGTTTCTACTTTTAAGAAGCATTATTAGAGTCATTTCGCGATATACTACACAATTTAGCTCCTCAGTTCGCCTTCGTCTCGTTCTTTTagtctttcatttttttctttttttttggttcttTTCACATTTAACTTACAGGACTTAtgggaataattttttcatttagaacaaaattattctGAACAACACaccaaaggaaaaaacaaatggacaCAACAAAATAGTTCATTTTAGCTAGCTCGTTGAGGGAAGTATTTCAAAGTGACAGCGATTTGTGGGGAACTTATAGTGGGTTTATTTAGACTTACACAAATGTATTTTCATATGTGTGTACAACAGTAGTgatgtataatattttccttttaacgTATTTTACCCAAAAGGTGAAGTCACTTTTCTTTGGAGTGatgtttctacattttccATTGAACGGGAATAAATAGGACATTTTTGcgcaaggggaaaaaaaaaaaaaaaaaaaaaaaagtt
Coding sequences within:
- a CDS encoding hypothetical protein, conserved (encoded by transcript PVX_114610A) — translated: MNYFVVSICFFLWCVVQNNFVLNEKIIPISPANRSKLKKMIDRDEDFKINIHAPVEDTQEVLESLDSLMRVEEMQRKVDEEEFMSDKQRLLKVHKKRIQDIVASAFEPLHAFLPNPLQHLIIKDVHSYLKDQE